The DNA region GTTATGCCGAAGAAGAGATAAAAAGCCCCAAAAGAGTTCTTACCACTACTGTAAAGATTAAAAATGGAAAATATAATGTAGTACCTGTTAAAACTACAGGACCCATTCCTAAGGATTATCTTTTTGAACTTCTTAAAAAACTTGCTGATATAGAAATAGAAGCACCTGTCCCTCAGGGATTTAAGGTGTTAGAAAAGGTATATCAAGAGGTGGATGTGGTTACTACTCGTTCCATGGAGAAAAGAGAGATTACCAAAAATATCAAAGATATCAAGAATAAAGCCTCAAATCCTACATAGTTTATAATAAAACCATTAGCAATGTGCATTAGAGAGGATATGGACATAGTCAAAGTATTGCTCAAAGCAAGATATACAGGAAGATCCTCCTTAGGAGAAATAGAGGTTATTAAAAATCCAGTGGTCAAAATATTAGATACAAAAGTTAGATTCAACAGAGCGAATCCAGAAAGCAGAAAGTAAATATCTTTAAATATCAAAGCCAAAAATAATCCTAAAATGCCCAAAAGTATACCCAAAGATAGAACTTTTTTATATCCCAAAATCTTTGTTAATTCTCCAAGAATATAATTCCCTAAAATACTTACAATTATTGCTACCAAATTAAAAATTGTAACAAAATTATAACCCTTAAAACTTTTGGTAGCATAAACGATAAAATAGGGAAGAGAAGTCAAAGAAAGACCAAGAAAGATAAAGGAAAAAACAAGTCTTTTAAAATTCAAATCCCTTTTGAGAAAAGAAAAAGCTCTTAAGAGAAAGACACCTAAAGGAAGAGCTTCTTCCTGAGTTTCTTCTTCTGGTTCATCAATAATATAAAAAAGTACTGCATCAATAAAGAGGATTATCATTCCTGTGAAAAAGATAAGTACAAAATTATAGGGAAAAGAAAATCTATTTAAATAAAAGTTCAATAGATAAGTTGTAAGAATAGCCACTAAGTTGCCTACTGCACTACCTCTTCCTATAATTTTTCCCCTTTCCCCATAAGGAAGTATCTTATTAATGATGCTGAAATAAAAGGGTCCGTAGGTTCCTACAAACATATTAAAAATTCCATAGAAAAGTAAAAACATGTATATAGTAAAAGTATTTCCAAGGCTTTTAATTAAAAAGGGCAAAAAGAAAGAGAAAAGAAGAAAAGAAAGTCTTTGGATAAAAAGAAGTTTTGCAAAAACTTTAGTTTTTACTCTTAATTTTTGAACAAATCTTGCCACAAAAAGAGAAGGCAAAAAACTCCCTAAGGTGACAAGAAAATTAGCAAAACTTATATGAAAACTTGAAGCAGAAAGGGATAAGAGAAAATAAGGTATTACAGTATTTATATTCAAAAAAATCATACCGTTTATAAAAAGAGCAGGATCAATAAAAGCTATAAATCTGTTCTTGTTAAACCTTTCCAAAAGTAAACCTCCTTAATTTTTTTAGAAAAATTATATCATAACTCTTTAAAATGGTTTTTTATAGATAAAGTCAATTTAAATAAATATCGGAAATATATTACCGTAAGCCTTTTTAAAAATTAATAATTGACAAATTTACATATGTAAAATATAATTTTCTACCACACTCTTAAAACAACGGGGTTTGAGGGAAACAAAAGAAAGGAGGAAATCTCATGCTTAGAGAAGGTGAAATAAGAATTCCATCTGCTTGTGGTTTAATAGGCTATATTAATAGAAAGTGGAAAACCTCCTCAGGAGATCATATTATTAGTGCCATGACCGTTATGAGAGAAAGGGGAAATGGCTTAGGAGCAGGTTTTGCAGGCTATGGAATATATCCCGATAGAAAGGACTATTATGCTTTTCATCTTTTCTATGAAAACATAAAGGCAAAAGAGGAAACCTCAGAATTCCTATACAAATATTTCGATGTGGTTCGAGAAGAAAAAATCCCTACAAGGAAAGTAAAAACTATTAAAAATCCTCCCCTTACCTATAGATATTTTTTGAAACCAAAAGAAGAGTATTTAGAAGAAGAGGAAATTTCAGAAGAGGATTTCGTTGCAGAAAAGGTTATGGAGATAAATAGCAAAATTGACGGAGCATATGTTTTTTCAAGCGGAAAAAACATGGGAGTATTTAAAGGAGTAGGATATCCTGAAGAGATAGGAGAATTTTACAGGTTAGAAGAATATAAAGGATATATCTGGACTGCTCATACTCGTTTTCCTACAAATACCCCTGGATGGTGGGGCGGAGCTCATCCTTTTGCTCTTTTAGACTGGAGTGTGGTTCATAATGGAGAAATTTCTTCCTACGGAGCAAATGTAAGATATATAGAGATGTTTGGATACAAATGTACCTTAAAGACTGATACAGAGGTTATCACATATATAGTAGATCTTTTAGTAAGAAAACACAAATTATCCTGGGATATCACTGCAAAGATTCTTTCCGCTCCCTTTTATAGTGTTATTGAAGGAATGGAAGAGGAAGAGAAAAATAAATTAAAAGCTTTAAGAGCTGTATATCAAAGCTGTCTCCTTAATGGCCCTTTTGCCATTATTGTGGGATTTTCCAATGGAATAGTTGCCCTTAATGATCGTATTAAGTTAAGACCCTTAGTAGCAGCAGAAAAGGGAGAAACTTTGTATGTAGCCTCTGAAGAGGCTGCCGTAAAAGAAATATGTCAAAATCCTGATAGAGTCTGGATGCCTAAAGGAGGAGAACCAGTAATAGGACTTCTTGAGGAAGTGGAGGTTTTAGTATGAAGAGTTTGTACGAAGCTGATTTTATTGTTATAAGGGATGAAACTAAATGTATAAGATGTAAAGTTTGAGTAAGACAATGCGCCAATGGAGTTCATGAATACGATGAGGAAGAAGATAGAATAATCTCGGATAATTCCAAATGCGTAGGTTGTCATAGATGCGTAGCCTTATGTCCTACAAAAGCATTAACCATAATGAAGAATCCATTGGAGTTTAGGGAAAACTATCAATGGACTACAAGAGCTATAAAGGATATATATAAACAGGCAGAAACAGGCGGAATTCTTCTTACTGGAATGGGAAACGATAAACCATACCCCATATATTGGGACAGACTTTTAATAAATGCAAGCCAAGTAACAAATCCCTCTATCGATCCTTTAAGAGAGCCTATGGAAATGAAGACCTTTATTGGGAGGAAACCCGAAAAATTAGAATTTGATGAGAATGGAAGATTATTAACTAAAATGCCTCCCCAATTAGAACTTGAAGTTCCTGTTATGTTTTCTGCCATGTCCTTTGGATCAATTAGTCTAAATGCTTGTGAATCCTTAGCAAGAGCAGCGGTAGAGGTAGGAACTTATTGGAACACTGGAGAGGGTGGTCTTCATAAAAAACTTTATCCTTATAAACATAGAGCTATAGTTCAATGTGCATCAGGAAGATTTGGGATGGATATTGACTATCTATATGCAGGAGCCGCTATTGAAATAAAAATCGGACAAGGAGCAAAACCTGGAATAGGAGGACACCTACCCGGGGAAAAGTAGGTGAAGAGGTATCTGCCACCAGGATGATACCTGTTGGAACTGACGCATTGTCTCCTGCACCTCATCATGATATCTATTCCATTGAAGATTTAAGACAACTTATCTTTGCCTTAAAAGAAGCAGTAAATTATGAAAAACCTGTAGGAGTAAAGATTGCTGCAGTACACAACGTGGCAGCAATAGCTTCTGGAATCGTAAGAGCAGGAGCAGACTTTATAGTAATAGATGGTTTTAGAGGAGGAACCGGTGCAGCTCCTACAAGAATCCGAGACAATGTAGGCATTCCCATAGAACTCGCCTTAGCCTCGGTAGATTCCCGCTTAAGGGAAGAGGGAATAAGGAATCAAGTATCCATTATAGCAGCAGGTTCTATAAGAAATAGCGCTGATGTAATTAAGGCTATAGCCTTAGGAGCTGATGCGTTATACATAGCCACAGCAGCTCTTATTTCCTTAGGTTGTCATCTTTGTCAAAACTGCCATACAGGAAAATGTAATTGGGGTATTGCCACCCAAGACTCCAATTTAGTAAAGAGACTAAATCCAGAAATAGGAGCAAGAAGAGCAGCAAATCTTTTAAAAGCATGGGCTCATGAGATAAAGGAGATGTTGGGAGGTATGGGAATTAATGCTATAGAAAGTTTAAGAGGCAACAGATTAATGCTCAGAGGAGTGGGTTTAACTGAAAAAGAGCTTTCTATTCTAGGAGTAAAACATGCCGGGGAGGGTATGTAAATGATAAGTAAAACTAAGAAAAGAATATATCCTAAAGAAGAAGTATGTATTGGGTGTCATCTATGTGAAATATACTGTGTCCTTGCCCATTCCGGGACTCGGGATCTAATTAAGGCTTTTAAAAAGAAAGACAGACCTTCTCCCAGGGTTATTGTAGAAGAAAAAGAGGGATTTTATATAACCTTTGCACTGCAATGTCGTCATTGTGATGATCCTTAAAGGTTGGAGAGAAATAGAAAAGTATATAGGAAGGTATATTTAAGAGACGGAAGAATTTTAGGATTTATGTTTATAAACTCCTTTGATAGAACAGGAATGATCGTAGACCTAATGAAAAATAAAGTAGATGTTTCAGAATTTAAAGAAAGACTCCTTTGGGATAATTTTGGATTTTTAGATTTCCCAAAGGAAATGAGGAGGGAGAAAATATGGAGGGTATAGAAATGAAAATAATAGAAGATGCCATAACTATAAATGGGAAGGGCTTACACTATAAAGATCTCAATGAAAAGATAGAAGAGAAGTTAAAAGAGGGATATAGAAAAATAAAACTCATTAATATAAATGGACAAAGATATATTGGGGCAGGACTTACTTTCCCAGAAAGAGAAATAGAGATATATGGAACTCCCGGAAATGATTTAGGAGTTTTTATGAATGGACTTAAAATAAAAGTATACGGAAATAGCCAAGATGGTGTTGGAAATACTATGAATGATGGAGAGATAGTAATCTACGGATCTGCTGGGGATATTATGGGTTATGGAATGAGAGGGGGGAAGATATTTGTAAAGGGAGATGTAGGATATAGGGTAGGAATCCATATGAAGGAATACAAGGATAAAATTCCTGTGATTGTTATTGGAGGAACTGCTGGAGATTTCTTAGGAGAATATATGGCAGGTGGAAGGGTTATTGTATTAGGACTAAATACAGAAAAGGAAGAAAATCTTTGCGGATATTTTTGTAGCACAGGAATTCATGGAGGACTAATTTATTTTAGGGGAATAATTCCTGAATACAAGTTAGGAAAAGAAGGGAAAATAGTAGAAATAGAAGAGGAGGACAAAAAATTCATAGAAGAACATGTTAAAAAATTTTCTGAATATTTCGAAGTAGATTTTGACTTTATAATGGAAAAACCTTTTGTAAAAGTTATCCCATATAATAAGAGACCTTATGGAAAACTTTATGCATATTAATATACTCTTGAACGAAGGAGGGTTGACAAAAAACTTATTACCTATTATCCTCTACCTAAAAGGTATAAAATGGGAGGATAGAAATGAGAGTAGCAAACAGTGTGATAGAACTTATAGGAAATACTCCTCTTGTAAAGTTAAACAAAATTACGGAAGGCTGTTTTGCAGAAGTATTAGCAAAACTTGAATCTTTTAACCCAGGAGGAAGTGTGAAAGATAGAATTGCTCTCTCTATGATTGAAGAAGCAGAAAAGATGGGAAAATTAAATAAAGATAAGATAATAATTGAACCCACCTCAGGAAATACAGGTATAGGGCTTGCCATGATAGGTGCTATAAAAGGATACAAAGTAATTTTAGTAATGCCAGAAAGCATGAGCATGGAAAGGAGAGCCCTTCTTCGCGCCTTTGGTGCAGAGCTCATACTTACCCCAAAAG from Dictyoglomus turgidum DSM 6724 includes:
- a CDS encoding DUF1667 domain-containing protein, with protein sequence MKKNLTCIVCPLGCHLEIEVIHGEIIVKGNKCERGKSYAEEEIKSPKRVLTTTVKIKNGKYNVVPVKTTGPIPKDYLFELLKKLADIEIEAPVPQGFKVLEKVYQEVDVVTTRSMEKREITKNIKDIKNKASNPT
- a CDS encoding MFS transporter, whose translation is MERFNKNRFIAFIDPALFINGMIFLNINTVIPYFLLSLSASSFHISFANFLVTLGSFLPSLFVARFVQKLRVKTKVFAKLLFIQRLSFLLFSFFLPFLIKSLGNTFTIYMFLLFYGIFNMFVGTYGPFYFSIINKILPYGERGKIIGRGSAVGNLVAILTTYLLNFYLNRFSFPYNFVLIFFTGMIILFIDAVLFYIIDEPEEETQEEALPLGVFLLRAFSFLKRDLNFKRLVFSFIFLGLSLTSLPYFIVYATKSFKGYNFVTIFNLVAIIVSILGNYILGELTKILGYKKVLSLGILLGILGLFLALIFKDIYFLLSGFALLNLTFVSNILTTGFLITSISPKEDLPVYLALSNTLTMSISSLMHIANGFIINYVGFEALFLISLIFLVISLFSMERVVTTSTS
- a CDS encoding class II glutamine amidotransferase, translating into MLREGEIRIPSACGLIGYINRKWKTSSGDHIISAMTVMRERGNGLGAGFAGYGIYPDRKDYYAFHLFYENIKAKEETSEFLYKYFDVVREEKIPTRKVKTIKNPPLTYRYFLKPKEEYLEEEEISEEDFVAEKVMEINSKIDGAYVFSSGKNMGVFKGVGYPEEIGEFYRLEEYKGYIWTAHTRFPTNTPGWWGGAHPFALLDWSVVHNGEISSYGANVRYIEMFGYKCTLKTDTEVITYIVDLLVRKHKLSWDITAKILSAPFYSVIEGMEEEEKNKLKALRAVYQSCLLNGPFAIIVGFSNGIVALNDRIKLRPLVAAEKGETLYVASEEAAVKEICQNPDRVWMPKGGEPVIGLLEEVEVLV